Within the Mus caroli chromosome 10, CAROLI_EIJ_v1.1, whole genome shotgun sequence genome, the region gcatgcacaatagtgtctgggtttggtggttgtaatgtgatggatctccaggtgggacagtctatggacagtcattccttctgtctctgctccacagtttgtctctctaactccttccatgggtattttgttccccattctaagaatgatcaaagtatccatactttggtcttacttcttgagtttcctgtgttttgaaaattgtaacttgggtattccgagcttctgggctaatattcacttatcagtgagtacatatcatttgtgttcttttgtgatgggttaccttactcaggtaatatcctctagatccatctatttgtctaagtgCCTAAGCATGCCCAAAAGATGGCGTCGACCTCCGGTGCACTGGCGCCTTAAACAACATCATTGTGCAGGCGCCAGCCCgaatctggcaccaacccctcccgagcgggtgttacatatcaaaggggCCGACAGACTGacaaatcccaggaggacacgtagctctccccagaggatctagcaataccactcctatacatatacccacaagatgttccaacttgtaataaagacatatgctccactttgttcatagtagccttatttgtaatagccagaagctggaaagaacccagatgtccctcagcagaggaatagataaagaaaatgtagtatatttacaaaatggagtactacacagctattaagaacaatgattttatgaaattcttaggtgtAGGCAGCCGCACGCCCAAAAGATGGCGCCGACCTCCGGTACAccggttttagctcctttgtcaaagatcaagtgaccataggtgtgtgggttcctttttgggtcttcaattctattccattgatctacctgtctgtcatttgTACCAGTACCAcgcagggtttgtttgtttgtttgtttgttttttatttttttttatcacaattgctctatagtacatcttgaggtcagggatggtgtttctaccagaagttcttttatgaaaagagtttttgctatcctaggttttttgttattccagatgaatttgcaaattgccctttctaactctgaagaattgaattggaactTTGATAGGGATTaaattgaatctatagattgcttttggcaagatagacatttttactatattaatcttgccaatccatgatcatgggatatctttccatcttctgagatcttctttgaattctttcttcagagacttgaagttcttatcatacagaactttcacttccttagttagagtcacaccaaggtattttatattatttgtgactattgtgaagggtgttgtttccctaatttcattctcagcctgtttatcttttgtgtaaagaaaggccactggtttgtttgagttgattttatatccagctacttcactgaagttatttatcaggtttaggagttcgtGGATGGAATTTTTTTGGGTCACTcatgtatactgtcatatcatgaAATATGCCCACatgagagtgggcagccttgtctagtccctgattttagagggattttCTCAAGTTTCTCTACTGgtgtgctgtatattgcttttattgtgtttaggtataggccttgaattcctgatctttccaagagttttatcatgaaggggtattggattttgtcaaatgctttcttagcatctaaagagatgaccatttttttttctttgagtttgtttatatattggattatgttggtggatttccatatgttgaaccatccctgcatcctgggATAAAACTACTTGATCATGagggatgatcattttgatgtgttcttggattcagttttcgagaactttattgagtgtttttgcacctatattcataagggaaattggtctgaagttctctctctttgttgggtctttgtgtgttttaggtatcagagtaattgtggcttcatagaacaaattgggtagagtaccttctgtttctattttatggaatagtttgagaagtattggcattaggtcttctttgaaggtatgatagaactctgtactaaacccatctggttctgggctttttttgggtcgggagactatttttttttcttttttttattaggtattttcttcatttacatttccaatgctatcccaaaagtcccccataccctccccaccccactcccttacccacccactcatacttcttggccctggcgttcccctgtactgaggcatataaagtttgcacgaccaatgggcctctctttccactgatagcagactaggccatcttctgatacatatgcagctagagacacgagctccagggggtactggttagttcatattattgttccacctatagggttgcagatccatttagctccttgggtactttctctagctcctccattgggggacctgtgatccatccaatagctgactgtgagcatccacttctgtgtttgctaggcccctgcatagtctcacaagagacagctatatcagggtcctttcagcaaaattttgctagtgtatgcaatggtgtcagcatttggaggctgattatgggatggatccccggatatggcagtctctagatggtccatcctttcgtctcagctccaaactttttctctttaactccttccatgggtgttctaagaaagggcaaagtgttcACTTTCAtcgggagactattaatgactgtttctatttctttaggggaatgggacagtttagatcatttatctgatcctgatttaactttggtacctggtatttgtctagaaaattgtccatttcatccatatttcCCAATTTTGTTGTGTCTTTTGTAGAAGGATATCATGATTTTTTGCATTTACACAGATTCTgttgtttcatttctgattttgttaattaggatactgtccctgtgccctgtagttagtatggctaagggcttatctattttgttgatttctcaaagaaacagctcctggtttggttgattctttgtattgttctttttgtttccatgcgattgattttagccctgagtttgataatttcctgctgtctattcctcttgggtgaatatgTTTCTTTTTGTGCTTGAACTtacaggtgtgctgtcaagctgctaatatatgctctctccagtttccttttggaggtactcagagctatgagtttttctcttagtactgctttcattgtgtcccataagtttgggtatgttgtggcttcactttcattatactctaaaaagtctttaatttctttatttcttccttgactaagttatcattgagtagattgttgttcagctttcatgtgaatgttggcttgctattatttatgttcttattgaagatcagtcttaatctgtggtgatctggtaggatgcatggTACTATTGCAATcttcttgcatctgttgaggcctgttttgtgactgattatatggtcagttttggagaatgtaccatgaggtgctgagaagaaggcatattcttttgttttaggataaaatgttctatagttatttgttaaatccatttgtttcataacttctgttagtttcactgtgtctttgtttagtttctgtttccaggatctgtccaatgatgagagtggggtgttgaagtttcccactattattgtgtgaggtgcaatatgtgctttgagcattagtaaagtttctttaaataatgtgaatgccctttcatttggagtatagatgtttagaattgagagttcatcttggtagattttacctttgatgaatatgaagtgtccctccttgtcttttttttgataactttaggttgaaaatcgattttattcaatattagaatagctaccCCAGCTTGTTTTATCAGACtgcttgcttggaaaattattttccaaccttttattctgaggtagtgtctgtctttgtcccggAGGTgtgcttcctgtatgcagcaaaatgttgggtctttatgtagctagtctgttagattatgtctttttattggggaattgagtccatttatattaagagatattaaggaaaagtaattattacttcctgttatttttgttgttagagttgagattctgttcttgtagctatcttcctttagttttgttgaaggattacttccttgctttttctagggtgacattttcctccttgtgttggaattttccctttattattctttgaaggactgatttcatggaaagatattgtatgaatttggttttgtcatggaatactttggtttctccatctatattaattgagagttttgctgggtgtagtagcctgggctggcatttgtgttctcttagggtctgtataacatttgtccaggatcttctggctttcatagtctctggtgagaagtttggtgtaattctgataggtctacctttatatgttacttgacctttttcccttactgctttttatattctatctttatttagtacatttgatGTTcagattattatgtgtcgggaggaatttcttttctggtctaaactATTCGGAGTTCTGTTGGCTTCtcgtatgttcatgggcatctctttctttaggttagggaagttttattctatattttgttgaagatatttgctggctctttaagttggaaatcttccttctagtctatacctattttctttagatttggtcttctcattgtgtcctgaatttcctgcatgttttgggtAAGGGTCgttttgaattttacattttctttgattgttgtgtcaatgttttctatggaatcttctccacctgagattttctcttctatctcttgtattctgttggtgacactTGCATCTATgaatcctgatttctttcctaggttttctatcttcagagttgtctcccttcgtaatttcattattgtttctacttctatttttagatcctggatggctttgttcaattccttcacttgtttggttgtgttttcctgtaactatttaagggatttttgtgtttcctatttaagtgcttctacctgtttacctgtgttgtcctgtatttctttaagagagttattcatgtccttcttaaaagcctctatcagcatcatatgtgattttaaatccacatcttgcttttccagtgtgctgggttatccagagcttgctgtggtgggagtactgggttatGGTGATGCCaaatagtcttggtttctgttggtaagattcttgagTTTGCCTTTTGatatctgataatctctggtgttagatgttcttgctgtctctggctggagtttgttcttcctgtgagtctgtaagacTGTGTTGGTACTCCCTAGAGGCAAGCTCTcccctggcaagaccagtgcacagagggttgcagaacagccccacctccctgtccaagctgctttgctgtttctgtggcctgtgtgctcctgagtgaTCCCCCTCttagagagtcaccagagagaaaatggtgatatCCCCTGAGTCtcagggtcagagcactccctggaactgttttgttttaaaacatgagtACTCAAGAGAATCCAAGTGACTTGGTAGAAACAATGTTATCTTGGGAAAGGGAGGATCCTCACAGACATTCCCTAAGGAGACAATACTCCTGAATGTTTAtgcatacaggcatacacacatacccgcatccacataaaaccatgcTGACCTCACATTCTATATGGGAGGCTTCACAATGAATAGCTAGGTCTTctgttgcctttttttctttctttttattaatcattttattcctttacatttcaaatgatatcactCTTTCAAGTTATCCCTttaaaaaccccctatcccatcttccctctgccccttcctctttgcctttatgagggtgctcctcctcCCACTCATCCACTGCCACCTCACAGGTagcatcctccttctctggggcatcaagattccacaggaccaaggtcctccccttccactgatgtcagataagaccatcctctgctacatatgtatctggaaacatagatacctccatgtataatctttggttggtgggttagtcttttggagctctgggtggtctagttagttaatattgttcttcctatggggttgcaatccccttcagctccttcagtccttcccatagcTCTTCAATTGTGGTTCCCaggctcagtacaatggttggctttCAGTATCTGCATGTCTTAGTCAGgtactggtagaacctctcagggaacagccatatcaggctcctgtcagcaagggtTTCTTGGCTTCAGctatagtgtcagggtttggtgtctgcagaaggtacatgccctttccttcagtctctattccattttgttcctgtttttccCTTGGACAGAAATATTTCTGGGTTAACAGTTTTGAGATGTGTGGGtagtcccatccctcaactgggggctatGCCTATCCATTGGAGGTGAtatctacaggttctatctcccttttgttatatatttcagctaaagtcatctccattgggtcctgggagcctcttgcttccctggagtctaggactttctagtggctaccccgagttccccatcccccactgctacatatttctattccatttcttgactctctgtacttctctcctgtcccttacAATACTTTACCCTGcctactttcttctctccccttcctctctctctctctcaggtcccttccttcctctatcctttgtgattgttttgttcccccttttatgAAGAATTGAAGAATCcgcattttggtctttcttcttcttaagctccatatggttagtgggttgtatcttggatattctggacttttgggttaatatccactttttCAATGAGTTCttaccatgtgttttattttgtgtctgggttaccttactcaggatattttttagttccatccatttggctgaGAAtgtcatgaaatcattgtttttaattccagagtaatattccattgtgtaaatataccacattttctgtatctattattctggtgaggaacatctgggttatttatagcttctggctattataaataaggctgctatgaacatagtggagcatgtgtacttgttatatgttggagcatcttttggatgcCAAGTATAGCTAAGTCTTCAGggagaactatttccaattttctgaggaactgccagattgatttccaaagtggttgtaccagtttgcagccccaccagcaatggaggagtgttcctctttctccatattctcatcagatcagcatctgctgttgtcacttgtgtttttgattttagccattctgattggtgtgagatggaatctaagggtcgttttgatttgcatttctcttatgactaagtatgttgagcatttctttaagtgcttctcagacattcaggattcctcagttgagaattctctttttagctctgtacctcatttttaaaaagggtgacttggttctctggagtctaacttcttgagttcttgttttttggatattagccctctatcagatgtagttttggtaaagatcttttctcagtctgtgggttcctgttttgtcctattgacagtgtcctttgccttatagaagctttccaattCTATGAGGTCCTACTTgtcaattgttaatcttagagcatgagcccttggtgttctgttcaggaaatttccccctgtgccaatctGTTTGAGGCTATTTcacactttttcttctattggatccagcatatttgtttttatattgaggtccttgatccaattgacttgagctttgtacaaggagataagaatagatcaatgaATATACAGTGGTAGGTTACTAAGCACATGTTAAACCTACTCCtctatctattttcaataaacttGTTAAATGTTCAGTATGCCTTCAGCCCTTTTGCAGatctttatattttagtaatttttaaagatggGCAGAATTTCAAAAAGTATCTTCTCTTGTCCTTATAAAGAAAAGGAGCAATATCCACTTCATTGTAGCAGTAAATTAAGTTGAATCTGTGGTCAAACAGAGTTAGCAGCTTTTAGTGTAAATAAGTGTAAATGGAATTTTATGAGTAAAATAATACAATTCAAATTCAGCATCCATACCaaacaaatgtaaattaaaacgTCTAGtgcctcacagcaataaaacagacCCCAAATtgtctgagaaaaaaatcagaggattataatagaaaaaatgtaaacttattttctaatagaaattagataataagaaaaatatttttgagtacTAATTTTGTGagttgtaaaaatattttctctagtcCTTACAATATACATATCTATTAAGTATATCTTGCCTAAATTATCCAGTATGGTTttattatcaaagaaaataattatgtggCACACTTCATGTCCCAGTGGATATTTCCTCTTGCTATTTTGTGCTTTGTTACATGTTAATATGAAATTAGATTATATTACATTTGCAAGTTTttgtattaataaatattaacccTGTGAAATAAAAGCACACAGTGTTATTTCTTCAGTATTGTTTGCATTCTACATTTCTTCAATAATAGATGCTTCAAAAGATAATTCCTGTAATTCACCTAATTATTCAACTTAGCTTTAGGGCATACTCATCAACACCATCTCTCAAGGGAGTAAATTTAACTTTGCTTTGCTGGAAGAATCCCTTGTGTCTGTTTCAAGGaatatgtaaaaacataaaatggaaatGCTTCTTTTGGAAAGAATATTTAGAGAAACCATTTTCTAACAATGGTATAAAAAGTAGAATCTATAATTACAGGCTATCTTACTTTTCCAAGAGTTACTAGAAGCCAAAGGGGAAAATATGCTATTTGTAGAATTTCATAATATCCATGGTAAGGACTTTGCTACTTTTGGAATTTTAGAAAACAAGAGATGCCATGTACTGGTTGTTAGGGTTACAACTAAGAATTTTAGGTGATGTTCTATCTCAACAATTTCTGCTCATGGGTCACATAACACTTCATCTCACAAGAATGTTGATTCTTGATTCTCACTCATGCTTTGTGTCTTTTCATCCTTTACCAATGAAGAGTTTTACTTAGGGAGCAAACCAAATATACAGATTTATTACCTCTAAGCTGTAAGTATTGCTTCAAATATTGTGACAATGTGCAtgccttcattcttttttttcttcatttgttccattcttcccttctctcttctcagcCCTCCTTCATCCTCATCCTTCTTGAGGGTCTTAGCTACATTCCAAGGTAGGATAACTTCTGGCTCTGAAGTCCTGTTCTGTTTGTCAGCTCCCCTGTTCTGTTTTCACAACCTTTAGATTTACTATTAAATCATAAGTTGCAGCCAGAGACATTTCTACTCaatataaacaagcaagcaagcaaacaaacaaacaagacttttTACCTTGAGATTTTATAAATAGTGTATACTGACCTTGGGGTGCCCACTGAGAAAATTGCTGCTTATTGGGACCTAAGAATttctcaactttctttctttcttttttttttttttttaatttgcttggCTGTTCTTTGCCCTCATGTagtttatattgtattttatcttATCCTTCTGAATTTGATAAGAACCTAGGAAATGGAAGAACCAGCCATCTCTAAGCATATGCTTTCAGTTCATCCTACAATAAGAGAAAAGTTTATAAatcaatgtattttcttttttttttttttacattttagccaaactattttttttttttagtttatcctaagacttttttttttaattacatcttttcctcaattacatttccaatgNNNNNNNNNNNNNNNNNNNNNNNNNNNNNNNNNNNNNNNNNNNNNNNNNNNNNNNNNNNNNNNNNNNNNNNNNNNNNNNNNNNNNNNNNNNNNNNNNNNNNNNNNNNNNNNNNNNNNNNNNNNNNNNNNNNNNNNNNNNNNNNNNNNNNNNNNNNNNNNNNNNNNNNNNNNNNNNNNNNNNNNNNNNNNNNNNNNNNNNNNNNNNNNNNNNNNNNNNNNNNNNNNNNNNNNNNNNNNNNNNNNNNNNNNNNNNNNgaaagagaggcccattggacatgcaaactttatatgccccagtacaggggaacgccagggccaaaaaaattggaatgggtgggtagggaagtagggaggaaggtatgggggactttctcAACTTTCTTAAACCGCAATTTTTAGAATATATTACTTTGGAGGGCTTGGCTTTTAGCAGTTTCTCCCAACACCCGATCGTATCACCTATCAGACCTCTACTTCAGAAATTTATTGTGGATTCATCCCATGGTGTGCTCCTGTTACTGTATATGCTAAATTACCTTCTCAAATTTCAGCTACACACTGTATAAGTTTGTTATGTATGAAAATCACAAAATGTGGATATAGGTGAGAAGTGTTAACAATGGcccaaaacaaaatatcaaaacactGACAGTTGGTTAAAAACCCACTGAGCGTTTGGGTTTGATCTATTCTGCTAAGACCACTTGGCATTAGAAAATTGCAGgtctctgttctgttctgtagCTATGTTCTATAGTTCTATTATTCCCCTTTCCATTCTCTAGCTATTCTTTCCTTAAGTTACTTATCTGACTGTTAAAATCTTTTCTATatagtgaaaataatttaaaaacactatAAGTGTTTCTGAAACttggagatttctgagtttgtttccttAGGGTTATACAAATGTTAATTTTGATGGTCCTGACACTCTTTCTTCAGACAGTTAAGAATAGTTTTAATCATTTTCTAACATTGacaaataacatttaaatgtttgatttataaaaagtaatgcattcctctgttgagacaATTTACaggataaaataatatttttacttttaagtattttatctACTTTTCAAATAATTCTGCTCATGTGCTATATAGCAAAGACCGGTCAGGGCACTGTTTTCATCTACCGATGTACTTAGTAGAACTATCAAGTGATTACCTTTATACTAAATAGCTGTAGATTCAAGGCAATCACCAGATGTGTAATTGTTTTGTGGCAGGTAATGTTCACTTTTAAAACAGTATAATTTGGTGAGTGACTTAATGTTTCAGCTTGTATATTGTTACAAGTTTCATATGGTATGATGAAACAAAGATGTTTAACCaccaatataatttataattatcttGATTCTCTAAATTCATTTCACAATTACAGACCTGGCAGAacacaagaagaaatgaaaaatcgAACATCTGTGAGTGAGTTTATTCTTTTGGGATTGACAAATGACCCAAAGCTAAACATTTTGATNTTTNTATTTTTATTTATCACTTATATTTTGAGCATTACTGGAAATCTGACCATTATTACCCTCACTCTGATAGATTCACACCTCAAGacacccatgtacttttttcttcGAAATTTCGCTTTCCTAGAAATCTCATTTACCACAGTTTCCATTCCTCGGTTCCTTGTGAGCATTGTAACTGGGGATATGACCATCTCCTATAGCTCTTGCCTGGCTCAAGAGTTCTTCTTCATACTCCTGGGTGCAACTGAATTTTTCCTTCTGACTGCTAtgtcctatgaccgctatgtggctatCTGCAAGCCCTTGCATTACACCACAATAATGAGCAGCAGGGTCTGTATGCAGCTCATTGTGAGCTCTTGGCTAGCTGGATTTCTCATCATCTTTCCACCTGTGATCATGGGCCTTCAACTGGATTTCTGTGACTCCAACATTATTGACCATTTCACCTGTGACTCCTCCCCCTTGCTGCTCATCTCTTGCACAGACACAGCTTTCCTAGAGCTCTTTGCATTTTTCCTGGCAGTATTAACCCTTATTGTAACCTTAACATTAGTGATTCTGTCCTATTCATTCATCCTTAGGACAATTCTAAGAATCCCCTCTGCTGAGCAAAGGAAAAAGGCCTTTTCTACCTGTTCCTCTCACATGATTGTTGTGTCCATTTCCTATGGAAgctgtatattcatgtatgtaaaaACTTCAGCAAAGGAAGGAGTGACTTTGACTAAGGGTATAGCAGTGCTCAACACCTCTGTTGCCCCAATGCTGAATCCTTTTATTTACACACTtagaaacaaacaagtaaaagaagcATTTAAGACCTTGATCAAAAAACGTTTTTCAAATAAAGTTTAATGATAAGGAAATTcactgtttcattttttaaaaaaggaacattATATGTGATGTGTACTTACATTACTGTATTTCCCACCTGCTGTTATATTCAACTTAgcagaatgtttttattttttccatgtcaGCTTTACTTGACACAGTTATCATTTTGATTTGATGCCACCAACATgagaatgactttttaaaagaatgaatttattttcaaagaatttatCCATTGAATAAGAGGCAAAAGCTAAACAAAGAGCAACAAGCAACTCAGAAGAATTATTTCCTATGGTATAAATTGATCTCTTTTAAATTGATCTCTTCCATGAGCTAGTCTCCCACCTCTGCTATGTGGCAACTTCTTGCTGTATTTCCTAAGGTCTATTCATATTAAATAGAGGCTTGCATAGTGCAATGCATAAGTGTTATGTCTTTATTGTGTGTTCTGTCCTTTATTATCATAATGCATGGCCCTCAATGGATTTTAGTGTCAATTTCTAAAAGTTGCTTTAAAAATTACTGTGTTACTTCCATCAGGCTCCCAACCCCTGACCACTAAGCATATCGAATATTATTTGTTGATTTGCTAATGCCAAACTTTGA harbors:
- the LOC110303034 gene encoding olfactory receptor 6C76-like; its protein translation is MKNRTSVSEFILLGLTNDPKLNILXFXFLFITYILSITGNLTIITLTLIDSHLKTPMYFFLRNFAFLEISFTTVSIPRFLVSIVTGDMTISYSSCLAQEFFFILLGATEFFLLTAMSYDRYVAICKPLHYTTIMSSRVCMQLIVSSWLAGFLIIFPPVIMGLQLDFCDSNIIDHFTCDSSPLLLISCTDTAFLELFAFFLAVLTLIVTLTLVILSYSFILRTILRIPSAEQRKKAFSTCSSHMIVVSISYGSCIFMYVKTSAKEGVTLTKGIAVLNTSVAPMLNPFIYTLRNKQVKEAFKTLIKKRFSNKV